In a genomic window of Nostoc sp. UHCC 0870:
- a CDS encoding serine/threonine protein kinase encodes MELDVRNQGKIPLIQHPDFSALGYEVIRELGRNQQGGRITYLASVRNFKQQVVIKEFSVSHAGADWLGITAYEREVQILQKLNHPRIPRYLDSFTTSKGFYIVEEYKNAPSLGSASRWHPEAIKQIAVSLLEILVYLQQRVDPIIHRDIKPENILVDEQLNAYLVDFDLAHIQGEKMALSSLVSGTPGFIPPEEHLGQTLTPASDLYSLGSTLIYLLAKTHAVNIRKLFDGNYRFDLQQFPAVNPCFVCWLRGMVEPKWQYRYPNAAAALAALRPIQVTGATSILENAIASLRLRRHTFILGLVIIGLLAAGGITLVISQQDSAAQQVQKVTGDR; translated from the coding sequence ATGGAGCTTGATGTGCGTAATCAAGGGAAAATCCCCTTAATTCAACATCCAGATTTTTCTGCTTTGGGTTATGAAGTTATCCGAGAATTGGGACGCAACCAGCAAGGGGGACGCATCACTTATCTTGCTAGTGTCCGTAACTTCAAACAACAGGTAGTAATTAAAGAGTTTAGTGTCTCCCATGCAGGTGCAGACTGGCTGGGGATAACAGCTTATGAACGGGAAGTGCAAATTTTGCAAAAACTGAATCATCCCCGCATTCCGCGTTATCTAGATTCTTTTACTACATCCAAGGGTTTTTACATAGTCGAGGAGTACAAAAACGCTCCTTCCTTGGGTTCAGCATCCAGATGGCATCCAGAAGCAATTAAGCAAATAGCGGTGTCACTTTTAGAGATTTTGGTGTATTTACAGCAGCGAGTTGATCCAATTATTCATCGGGATATTAAGCCAGAAAATATTCTAGTTGATGAGCAACTAAATGCCTACCTAGTTGATTTTGATTTGGCGCACATCCAGGGTGAAAAAATGGCTCTGAGCAGTTTGGTAAGCGGAACTCCTGGTTTTATACCACCAGAGGAACATTTAGGTCAAACTTTGACACCAGCTTCAGATTTGTATAGTTTAGGTTCAACACTAATTTACTTACTGGCCAAAACTCATGCTGTCAATATTCGTAAGTTATTTGACGGTAACTACCGCTTCGATTTACAGCAATTTCCAGCAGTTAATCCCTGTTTTGTGTGTTGGTTAAGGGGAATGGTAGAACCTAAATGGCAATATCGCTACCCCAATGCTGCTGCTGCATTAGCTGCACTACGACCAATTCAGGTTACAGGTGCTACTAGTATCCTAGAAAATGCGATCGCATCCCTGAGATTAAGAAGACACACTTTCATACTAGGACTAGTAATTATTGGGTTATTAGCAGCAGGCGGGATCACTTTGGTCATATCACAACAGGATAGTGCAGCCCAGCAGGTGCAGAAGGTGACAGGTGATAGGTGA
- the rimM gene encoding ribosome maturation factor RimM (Essential for efficient processing of 16S rRNA): MNQEQTKEKKGRRKTGKKQKPNPQSPVPSPQSPNLDDWIEIGKIVAPQGLGGELRVYPETDFPERFQESGIRWLLHPGEIEPQPIELLTGRYVDGKNLYVIQLAGVESRNEAEELRDCRLFVPASDRPQLGEDEYHVIDLIGVEVFLQASGELLGTVINVIPSGNDLLEVQLQKSPTSEEKPKTLLIPFVKAIAPVVDLPARRIEITPPVGLLELAT; encoded by the coding sequence ATGAACCAAGAACAAACCAAAGAAAAGAAAGGAAGGCGGAAAACAGGGAAGAAGCAAAAACCCAATCCCCAGTCCCCAGTCCCCAGTCCCCAATCCCCCAACCTTGATGATTGGATAGAAATCGGTAAAATCGTTGCCCCACAAGGCTTAGGTGGAGAGTTGCGGGTTTATCCTGAAACTGACTTTCCTGAGCGATTTCAGGAGTCAGGAATCCGTTGGTTATTGCATCCAGGCGAGATAGAACCGCAACCCATCGAATTGTTAACAGGGCGTTATGTGGACGGGAAAAACTTATACGTTATCCAATTGGCTGGTGTAGAAAGTCGTAACGAGGCTGAAGAATTACGCGATTGTCGATTATTTGTACCGGCTAGCGATCGCCCCCAATTAGGAGAAGATGAATATCATGTCATCGATTTAATTGGCGTAGAGGTATTTCTGCAAGCCTCTGGGGAACTGCTGGGTACAGTAATTAATGTGATTCCATCTGGAAATGATTTGCTAGAGGTACAGTTACAAAAGTCCCCCACTAGCGAGGAAAAACCCAAGACACTTTTAATTCCCTTTGTGAAAGCGATCGCACCTGTGGTAGATTTACCAGCTCGTCGAATTGAAATCACCCCCCCTGTCGGTTTATTAGAACTGGCGACTTAA
- a CDS encoding mechanosensitive ion channel family protein codes for MMNWILPLALILVGLLTGIIGEKIIFNRLKKFATDKQIPGSNIIFTSLQRMPFIWFVLAGFSSAVMSAPIKTDIIILLHRFTTIVFLFSVTLVLARLTAGFVSLYTKTAERSTASLISNLAKASVLGLGALILLQTLGIAITPIITTLGIGGLAVGLALQDTLANLFSGFYLILSKQVRNGDYVKLDDGNEGYVTDISWRNTTIRELSNNVVIVPNSKLGSTIFTNYHLPAKEITLTMNVGVSYNSDLEQVEGITVEVAKEVMQEIAPELIKNEPYIRFHTFGDFSIDFTLYMRVSEYFDQRMGKHLLIKKLHKRYQEIGISIPFPIQDVYIKENANSDGTLNVK; via the coding sequence ATGATGAACTGGATCTTACCTTTAGCATTAATCTTAGTTGGCTTGCTGACTGGAATCATTGGTGAAAAAATTATTTTCAATAGACTGAAAAAATTTGCCACCGATAAACAAATTCCTGGAAGCAATATAATATTTACGTCTCTGCAACGTATGCCTTTTATTTGGTTTGTACTGGCAGGGTTTTCCAGTGCTGTTATGAGTGCGCCAATCAAGACAGATATTATTATTTTATTGCACAGATTCACTACAATAGTTTTCTTATTTTCAGTCACCTTAGTCTTAGCCAGATTGACTGCTGGTTTTGTGAGCTTATATACTAAAACAGCAGAGAGGTCAACTGCATCACTTATATCTAACCTTGCTAAAGCTTCTGTTTTAGGATTAGGAGCATTAATATTACTACAAACTCTAGGAATTGCCATTACTCCCATTATTACAACTTTAGGAATTGGGGGTTTAGCGGTTGGTTTAGCATTACAAGATACCCTAGCTAATTTATTTTCTGGTTTTTATTTAATTCTTTCTAAGCAGGTGAGAAATGGCGATTATGTCAAATTAGATGATGGCAATGAGGGATATGTGACAGATATTTCTTGGCGCAACACAACCATTAGAGAACTTTCTAATAATGTTGTTATAGTACCTAATTCTAAGCTTGGTTCGACAATTTTTACTAATTATCATCTACCTGCTAAAGAAATCACTTTAACTATGAATGTAGGTGTTAGTTACAATAGTGATCTAGAACAAGTTGAAGGAATAACGGTAGAAGTAGCTAAAGAAGTGATGCAAGAAATTGCCCCTGAATTAATTAAAAATGAGCCATATATCAGATTTCACACCTTTGGAGATTTTAGTATAGATTTCACATTATATATGCGTGTTAGTGAATACTTTGATCAACGTATGGGTAAACATCTATTAATTAAGAAACTGCATAAACGTTATCAAGAAATAGGTATTTCTATTCCTTTCCCCATTCAAGATGTTTATATCAAAGAGAACGCTAATTCTGATGGTACATTAAATGTAAAATAA
- a CDS encoding rhomboid family intramembrane serine protease, with translation MFPLYDDNPTRITPYFTYGLIGMNVLIFIHQLSLSNAQVNFFFNQYAVVPQQLTTNFAVEWTTLFTSQFLHGSWWHLISNMVFLWVFGNNIEDRLGHFKYLIFYLTCGALAAACQWFIGMYSTIPSLGASGAISGVLGAYLIRFPQARITTLIFLGFFVTTISIPAMILIGVFFIQNLISGLASLGAAANMSVETGGVAYWAHIGGFVFGMILSPLFGVFKRD, from the coding sequence GTGTTTCCCCTCTACGATGACAACCCGACGCGAATTACCCCGTATTTTACTTACGGTTTAATTGGGATGAACGTTTTAATTTTCATTCATCAATTGAGTTTGTCTAATGCTCAAGTAAATTTCTTTTTTAATCAGTACGCAGTAGTACCTCAACAGTTAACTACTAATTTTGCTGTGGAGTGGACAACTTTATTTACTTCCCAATTTTTACACGGAAGTTGGTGGCACTTAATTTCAAACATGGTTTTTCTTTGGGTATTTGGTAACAATATCGAAGACCGTCTGGGTCATTTCAAATACCTAATTTTTTATTTGACCTGTGGTGCTTTAGCTGCTGCGTGTCAGTGGTTTATTGGTATGTACTCCACTATCCCTTCTTTGGGGGCTAGTGGTGCAATTTCGGGGGTATTAGGTGCATACTTGATCCGCTTTCCCCAGGCGAGGATAACGACTTTAATTTTCTTAGGTTTTTTCGTAACTACAATTAGTATTCCAGCAATGATATTGATTGGAGTTTTCTTTATTCAAAATTTGATCTCTGGATTGGCTAGTCTAGGGGCTGCTGCAAATATGAGTGTTGAAACAGGGGGAGTAGCTTATTGGGCGCATATTGGTGGTTTTGTATTTGGCATGATCCTTTCGCCTTTATTTGGAGTATTCAAACGCGATTAA
- a CDS encoding caspase, EACC1-associated type, with amino-acid sequence MARIALLIGISEYEPGLAPLPNAVNDVEAMQRVLLNPDMGCFAQESVTVLKNPPRKEMERAIYNLYGNRQKDDLVIFYFSGHGVTVENGEFYFSTRETEKQNNKLLPFTAVAGKNVHEWMNQSKSKRQVVILDCCFSGAFAKGLTAKDSGTINLEQHLGGEGRVILTASTSTQYAFNSDNLELSIYTHYLVEGIEKGAADKDGDGLIAVDELHDYVKSKVQEAAPAMTPEFYPFKDGYRLMLAKSAKDDPHLKYRKEVEKIALEEEGEISRVKRISLNVLLNNWGLSVDEANLIEFEVLEPYRKRQEKLQTYEQALSEIRQYPLREKDRKDLKYLQNILNLREEDVEPIEQRVFTPKEAEYQRQQAERLRQEQEKQQAERLRQEQEKQQAEYQRQQAERLRQEKAEASRQPNSPPGIQTRTFEFETASIIGIKSGFLGMGKSCEIQRSRGRAEFFAEDLGNRVFLEMVSIPGGQFLMGSPEGELERTDDESPQHTVNIQPFFMGKFPVTQGQWAAVAAFDKVNIDLNPDPSYFKCANRPVECVSWDDVVEFCARLSKKTGKIYRLPSEAEWEYACRAGTTTPFYFGETITTDLANYNGNYTYGSAPKGQYREQTTEVGKFPANPFGLFDMCGNISEWCQDEWHKNYNDAPTNGSVWSRNNKEYRLLRGGSWYYDPWYCRSAHRGRIEPDHRNYLIGFRVVVSAART; translated from the coding sequence ATGGCGAGGATAGCACTACTAATCGGCATTAGTGAATATGAGCCGGGATTAGCACCGCTACCCAACGCAGTCAACGATGTGGAGGCGATGCAGCGAGTTTTGCTAAATCCCGACATGGGCTGTTTTGCACAGGAATCTGTCACTGTGCTGAAAAATCCTCCACGGAAGGAAATGGAAAGGGCAATTTATAATTTGTATGGTAATCGTCAGAAAGATGATTTGGTGATTTTCTACTTTTCTGGTCATGGTGTGACAGTAGAAAATGGGGAATTTTACTTTTCGACTCGCGAAACTGAAAAACAAAATAATAAATTGCTCCCATTTACCGCCGTAGCCGGGAAAAATGTACATGAATGGATGAACCAGAGCAAATCTAAGCGACAAGTAGTAATTTTAGATTGCTGCTTTAGTGGTGCTTTTGCTAAGGGTTTGACAGCTAAGGATAGTGGGACAATTAACCTAGAACAACACTTAGGCGGTGAGGGTAGAGTAATTCTCACGGCTTCTACTTCTACACAATATGCGTTTAACTCCGATAATTTAGAGTTGTCGATTTACACCCATTATCTAGTAGAAGGAATTGAGAAAGGTGCAGCCGACAAAGATGGTGATGGTTTGATTGCGGTGGATGAATTGCATGATTATGTGAAGAGCAAAGTCCAAGAAGCAGCCCCCGCCATGACACCTGAGTTTTATCCTTTCAAAGATGGTTATCGGCTTATGTTGGCAAAATCAGCCAAGGATGATCCTCATCTGAAATATCGCAAGGAAGTAGAGAAAATCGCTCTTGAAGAGGAAGGAGAAATTTCTAGAGTTAAACGAATATCGTTGAATGTGTTGCTGAATAACTGGGGATTATCTGTTGATGAGGCTAATTTAATTGAGTTTGAGGTTCTCGAACCTTATCGAAAACGCCAGGAAAAATTGCAAACTTATGAACAAGCCTTATCTGAGATCAGACAATATCCACTCAGAGAAAAAGACCGCAAGGATTTAAAATACTTACAAAATATCTTAAATCTTCGGGAGGAAGATGTCGAACCAATAGAACAACGAGTATTTACCCCAAAAGAAGCCGAATATCAACGACAACAAGCTGAAAGACTCCGCCAGGAACAAGAAAAACAGCAAGCTGAAAGACTCCGCCAGGAACAAGAAAAACAGCAAGCCGAATATCAACGACAACAAGCTGAAAGACTCCGCCAGGAAAAAGCTGAAGCATCGCGTCAACCAAATTCTCCCCCAGGTATTCAAACTCGGACTTTTGAATTTGAAACAGCTAGTATCATCGGTATAAAGTCCGGGTTTTTGGGAATGGGGAAAAGCTGTGAAATTCAACGCAGTCGGGGACGTGCGGAGTTTTTTGCAGAAGACTTGGGTAATAGGGTATTTTTAGAGATGGTGTCCATTCCTGGCGGTCAATTTCTCATGGGTTCGCCAGAGGGTGAGTTAGAACGAACGGACGATGAAAGTCCACAGCACACCGTTAACATTCAACCCTTTTTCATGGGGAAATTTCCTGTCACCCAAGGGCAATGGGCAGCCGTTGCCGCTTTTGATAAAGTGAATATTGATTTAAATCCCGACCCATCTTATTTTAAATGTGCTAATCGACCTGTAGAGTGTGTTTCTTGGGATGATGTGGTTGAATTTTGTGCCAGACTATCGAAAAAGACTGGAAAAATCTATCGCTTACCCAGTGAAGCCGAATGGGAATATGCTTGTCGCGCCGGAACGACTACACCGTTTTACTTTGGTGAAACAATTACCACAGATTTAGCAAATTACAACGGTAATTACACTTATGGTTCTGCTCCCAAGGGTCAATATCGTGAACAAACGACAGAAGTAGGAAAATTTCCTGCCAATCCCTTTGGTTTATTTGATATGTGTGGTAATATATCGGAATGGTGTCAGGATGAGTGGCACAAAAATTATAATGATGCACCGACCAATGGAAGTGTTTGGTCGCGTAATAATAAAGAATATCGGCTGCTGCGCGGTGGTTCTTGGTACTACGATCCGTGGTATTGCCGCTCTGCTCATCGTGGCAGGATCGAGCCGGACCACAGGAACTACCTCATCGGTTTCCGGGTTGTGGTTTCCGCCGCGAGGACTTAA
- a CDS encoding sugar ABC transporter permease: protein MVTTNLQVAIALTELDLDDEDLQAEVQNLLPQLKEVDGVEDADLVPVENAPPNTKALGGFLLGLLNAEVNPANIKNLFTFLGDRFGNKPIKLVVKAPDGRELNLEAASREEFEFAYQKAQEFLNNSLNSTTNS, encoded by the coding sequence ATGGTGACAACTAACTTGCAAGTGGCGATCGCACTCACTGAACTAGACTTAGATGATGAGGATTTGCAAGCAGAAGTACAAAACTTGCTACCCCAGTTAAAAGAAGTGGACGGGGTAGAAGATGCAGATTTAGTCCCTGTCGAAAATGCACCCCCGAACACCAAAGCGTTAGGTGGCTTTTTGTTGGGGTTGTTGAATGCAGAAGTTAACCCCGCTAATATCAAAAATCTGTTTACATTTTTGGGAGACAGGTTTGGCAACAAACCCATTAAGCTGGTAGTCAAAGCTCCTGATGGTAGAGAACTCAACCTAGAAGCCGCCAGCCGGGAAGAATTTGAGTTTGCTTATCAAAAAGCCCAGGAATTTCTCAACAACTCATTAAACAGCACAACAAACAGCTAA
- a CDS encoding alpha/beta fold hydrolase, which translates to MTVTTQQVVTTANFETLVWTWRNHKIQYTVMGTGQPLVLVHGFGASIGHWRKNIPVLANAGYQVFAVDLLGFGGSDKALIDYSTDVWVELLKDFWTDHIQQPAVFIGNSIGALLSLIVLAEHPEIAAGGVLINSAGGLSHRPHELNPPLRIVMSAFNRVVRSPITGKFVFNRIRQKSQIRRTLYQVYRDRTAVTDELVDLLYTPSCDPGAQQVFASILTAPPGPAPEELLPKIERPLLVIWGADDPWTPITGVKIYETALENGKDIKIVPIPGAGHCPHDEVPDVVNTQIVDWLTREVEA; encoded by the coding sequence ATGACTGTAACGACCCAGCAGGTAGTAACCACGGCGAATTTTGAAACCCTGGTTTGGACTTGGCGCAATCACAAAATTCAATATACGGTCATGGGTACTGGACAACCGTTGGTGCTTGTGCATGGCTTTGGTGCTTCCATTGGACATTGGCGTAAAAATATCCCAGTATTAGCGAATGCTGGCTACCAAGTTTTTGCTGTGGATCTTTTGGGTTTTGGTGGTTCGGATAAAGCTCTAATTGATTACAGTACAGATGTTTGGGTAGAATTATTAAAAGATTTTTGGACAGATCATATTCAACAACCGGCTGTATTTATTGGTAATTCTATCGGCGCACTTTTAAGTTTGATAGTTTTGGCAGAACATCCAGAGATTGCGGCTGGGGGTGTGTTAATTAACTCGGCTGGTGGGTTGAGTCATCGTCCCCACGAATTAAACCCACCCTTAAGAATCGTCATGTCGGCGTTTAACCGAGTTGTGCGATCGCCAATTACAGGTAAATTTGTATTTAACCGCATTCGCCAAAAATCTCAAATTCGGCGCACACTGTACCAAGTTTACCGCGATCGCACAGCCGTTACTGATGAATTAGTTGATTTACTTTATACTCCATCTTGCGACCCAGGCGCACAGCAGGTATTTGCCTCTATCCTTACAGCACCACCAGGGCCAGCACCAGAGGAACTCTTACCCAAAATAGAACGTCCTCTATTAGTGATTTGGGGTGCTGACGACCCTTGGACACCAATTACTGGGGTGAAGATTTACGAAACCGCCCTAGAAAATGGCAAAGATATTAAAATCGTGCCTATTCCTGGTGCTGGTCATTGTCCCCATGATGAAGTACCAGATGTTGTCAATACTCAGATTGTTGACTGGCTAACGCGGGAAGTAGAGGCTTAA
- a CDS encoding Uma2 family endonuclease translates to MPATAISLRLEPGQKVTLEPVTWEEFEHILAELGESRSSRIAYANQILEIMAPLPEHERSKVLLADLVKALLKFQKRSWEPLGSTTFKSQSMTAGIEPDECFYIENYKAVIGKNRLDLTVDPPPDLALETDLTSKTELDAYEALKVPELWIYKNSNLKIYLLQQGKYVESQTSQTFPGIEVIEIIPLFIQRAKEVGVSQTLADFDIFIVQTLGDR, encoded by the coding sequence ATGCCAGCAACTGCTATTAGTCTGCGGTTAGAACCCGGTCAAAAAGTCACCTTAGAGCCTGTTACTTGGGAAGAGTTTGAACATATTCTTGCCGAATTAGGAGAATCACGTTCATCGCGAATTGCTTATGCCAATCAGATTTTAGAAATCATGGCCCCACTACCAGAGCATGAAAGGTCAAAAGTTTTACTTGCAGATTTAGTAAAAGCCTTGCTCAAATTTCAAAAACGATCATGGGAACCTCTTGGCTCTACTACTTTTAAAAGTCAGAGTATGACAGCAGGTATTGAGCCTGACGAATGCTTTTATATCGAAAACTACAAAGCTGTTATCGGTAAAAATCGGCTGGATTTAACTGTCGATCCCCCACCAGATTTAGCATTAGAAACTGACTTAACCTCTAAGACAGAACTTGATGCTTATGAAGCTTTGAAAGTACCAGAACTATGGATATACAAAAATAGCAACCTAAAAATTTACCTCTTGCAACAAGGTAAGTATGTTGAATCTCAGACAAGTCAAACTTTTCCTGGTATAGAAGTGATAGAAATTATTCCACTGTTTATCCAGCGAGCTAAAGAAGTTGGAGTGAGTCAAACATTGGCTGATTTCGACATATTTATAGTGCAAACACTAGGTGATAGGTGA
- a CDS encoding valine--pyruvate transaminase, translated as MNPALTKIGSQMSNLTGVRAIMKDINETLKASRGQELINLSAGNPLILPEVEQLWRDYTAELLASSEYGEVVCRYGSSQGYAPLVEAIANDFNKRYGLNLTERNILLTPGSQSLYFYAANSFGGYTSDGQLKQIVLPLSPDYTGYGGVCLFPEALLAYKPTLDIDAPNHQFKYRPDFSQLSVTENTGCIIFSRPCNPTGNVMTEDEVKKIAALAASYDVPVLIDSAYAPPFPALNFTEMQPVFGDNIIHCMSLSKAGLPGERIGIAIGDEKWIHVLECFQTNLCIHPSRYGQAIAARAIESGSLAQISESVIRPFYQNKFTVLEDTLNTSMSKDLPWFLHRGEGAIFAWLWLKDLPITDWEFYQELKKVGVIIVPGSTFFPGLQEEWPHKHQCLRISLTGSNEEIALAMQLLAKVAEKVYQSTAVSA; from the coding sequence ATGAACCCTGCCCTAACGAAAATTGGCTCTCAAATGTCCAACCTTACAGGTGTAAGAGCGATCATGAAGGACATTAATGAAACGTTAAAAGCTAGTCGAGGGCAGGAATTAATTAATTTGAGTGCGGGCAACCCGTTGATTTTACCAGAGGTAGAACAGTTGTGGCGGGACTACACAGCAGAATTATTAGCTAGTTCAGAATATGGAGAGGTGGTTTGTCGTTATGGTTCTAGTCAAGGCTATGCACCATTAGTTGAAGCGATCGCTAACGACTTTAACAAACGCTACGGTTTAAACTTAACTGAGCGCAATATTTTACTCACCCCCGGTAGTCAAAGCCTCTACTTCTACGCGGCTAATTCTTTTGGTGGCTACACTAGCGATGGGCAACTCAAGCAAATCGTCTTACCCCTGAGTCCAGATTATACCGGTTATGGTGGTGTATGTTTGTTTCCTGAAGCTTTACTAGCTTACAAGCCTACCCTCGATATAGACGCACCCAACCACCAGTTTAAATATCGCCCTGATTTCAGCCAATTATCGGTGACAGAAAACACCGGTTGTATCATCTTTTCTCGTCCCTGTAATCCCACAGGTAACGTCATGACAGAAGATGAGGTGAAGAAAATTGCTGCTTTAGCCGCCTCTTATGATGTACCTGTGTTGATTGATTCCGCCTATGCACCACCATTCCCAGCATTAAACTTTACAGAGATGCAGCCAGTATTTGGCGACAACATCATTCACTGTATGAGTTTATCTAAAGCTGGATTACCAGGGGAACGCATCGGCATTGCCATTGGGGATGAAAAATGGATACACGTTTTGGAATGCTTCCAGACAAACTTGTGTATTCATCCGTCGCGCTATGGACAGGCGATCGCAGCTCGTGCTATTGAATCCGGTAGTCTGGCACAAATTTCTGAAAGCGTCATTCGTCCCTTTTACCAAAACAAATTTACAGTTTTGGAAGATACCTTAAATACCTCCATGTCCAAGGATTTACCTTGGTTCTTGCATCGTGGTGAGGGAGCTATTTTTGCTTGGTTGTGGTTAAAAGATTTACCGATTACCGATTGGGAATTTTATCAAGAACTCAAAAAAGTCGGTGTAATTATCGTTCCTGGTAGTACATTTTTCCCTGGTTTACAAGAAGAATGGCCACACAAACACCAATGTTTACGTATTAGCCTCACAGGTAGTAATGAAGAGATAGCCTTGGCGATGCAACTTTTAGCCAAAGTAGCTGAAAAAGTGTATCAAAGTACGGCTGTTAGCGCGTAG
- a CDS encoding S-(hydroxymethyl)glutathione dehydrogenase/class III alcohol dehydrogenase, which translates to MEVKAAVAYGAGQPLTIETVQLEGPQAGEVLVEIKASGVCHTDAYTLSGIDPEGLFPAILGHEGAGVVVEVGAGVTSVKPGDHVIPLYTPECRQCPYCLSFKTNLCQAIRLTQSRGVMPSGTSRFSIDGKMIHHYMGTSTFANYTVLPEIAVAKIREDAPFDKVCYIGCGVTTGIGAVIYTAKVEPGANVVVFGLGGIGLNVIQGARMVGANMIVGVDINPSKRALAEKFGMTHFVNPQEVEGDLVSYLVDLTKGGADYSFECIGNVKVMRQALECCHKGWGVSVVIGVAGAGEEISTRPFQLVTGRVWKGSAFGGARGRTDVPKIVDWYMDGKINIDDLITHIMPIEQINDAFDLMHKGESIRSVVTF; encoded by the coding sequence GTGGAAGTTAAAGCAGCAGTGGCTTATGGCGCGGGTCAGCCCTTAACTATTGAAACTGTACAACTTGAAGGGCCGCAAGCCGGGGAAGTTTTAGTTGAAATTAAAGCCAGTGGCGTTTGTCATACCGATGCTTATACCCTTTCTGGGATTGATCCTGAAGGTTTATTTCCCGCCATTTTAGGACATGAAGGGGCGGGTGTAGTAGTAGAGGTGGGTGCTGGTGTGACTAGTGTCAAGCCAGGAGATCATGTGATTCCCCTTTACACTCCAGAATGTCGCCAATGTCCATATTGTCTCAGCTTTAAAACCAACCTCTGCCAAGCAATTCGCCTGACTCAATCCCGTGGTGTCATGCCCAGTGGTACTAGTCGGTTTAGTATTGATGGAAAAATGATTCATCACTACATGGGTACTTCTACCTTTGCTAACTATACAGTGCTGCCAGAAATCGCCGTAGCTAAAATTCGCGAAGATGCCCCTTTTGACAAGGTTTGTTACATCGGTTGCGGGGTAACAACAGGTATAGGCGCAGTGATTTATACAGCCAAGGTAGAACCAGGGGCTAATGTAGTAGTTTTTGGCTTGGGAGGTATTGGCTTAAATGTCATCCAAGGGGCGCGAATGGTGGGGGCGAATATGATTGTCGGGGTAGATATTAACCCCAGCAAGCGGGCTTTAGCAGAAAAATTTGGGATGACGCATTTTGTCAACCCCCAAGAAGTGGAGGGGGATTTAGTTAGTTACTTAGTTGATTTAACTAAAGGTGGTGCTGATTACAGCTTTGAGTGCATTGGTAACGTCAAAGTCATGCGTCAAGCCTTAGAATGCTGTCATAAAGGTTGGGGCGTGAGTGTAGTTATTGGTGTAGCTGGTGCGGGTGAAGAAATTAGTACCCGTCCCTTTCAACTAGTGACTGGGCGCGTTTGGAAAGGTTCAGCCTTCGGTGGTGCAAGAGGGCGGACAGATGTACCGAAAATCGTTGATTGGTATATGGATGGCAAAATAAATATTGACGATTTAATTACTCACATCATGCCCATTGAGCAGATTAATGATGCCTTTGATTTAATGCACAAAGGCGAATCAATTCGCAGTGTGGTGACATTTTAG